The window CGTTTTTGATAAGGAAGGAAATTATCTAAAAGAGATAACTCATCCGGCTTTAAAAAAACCCCGAAATCTGACAATCCGCGAAAATAAAATTTACTTAGCCGACGAAGCTGCAGGCCTATTCATCTATGATTCAATTTCCAAGAATTGGTCAAATTTTGAAAGTTTCAGGGATTCGAAGAATAACGTCAGAAATTTCGACCAAGCTTTTGGAATCGGTTTCGATTATACCGGAACGATGTTTGTAACGGATTTCAATCGACATAGATTGGATATCTTTTCACCGAAGGGTCAGCTAGCATCCAACTTAGACCTGTTAGTCGAGAGAGTGATCAGCTCCGATTACCCCGATATTTCCTTAGTCGTGCAGGCCCGAGATCGCCACGGCGCAGCAGTAAAGGCCATACCTCGCAATTCTTTTCGGATCTACGAGATGGATAACCTTTCTCCGCTCATCGGACTTACGAATATGCAGAAATATAATAATCGAGTGACGGTCTCGATAGTGACGGAAAATTCCAAACAAATCGCGGAATCATACCCGCTGATTGAAAAAGCGTTAAAACCGTTCCTATCGGAAATCCGTTCCGAAGATAAGATTCAGCTTCTGCGATCCGGAAAAGACACTCAGGTCGCTTATGCATTTGGAAAAAGTATGTACGATATTTTTCGTGCGATTAGAGCTTTTACTCCGGAAGAAGAATCACAAATCGGTAAATCGTTACAGAGAGGAATTACGGATTTGCTGGATAGCGTCGGACCTCGAGCGGTCTTAGCCGTCGTTTCCGGCAAGGATTTGAAAGCCGGATTTACGCAATTTTCCCCAACGAAAATTATACGCTTTGCCGTAGCTCACGATATTCCGATCTTCTTTCTCTGTTTGGGGGAAGAGGGAGAATCGGTTCAGGTGTACAAAGAAATTGCGGAAAAATCCGGCGGGAAATTCTTAATGATCCCCGGAGGAGGAGCTGAAAAGAGTTTGCGGAATTGGGTGGAATCCAAAAAAGATCGGCGGTATTTACTGTCATTCAAAAGCCGTATCGACTCGTCCGGCGGCGACGTATATATCCCCGTTGTCGTCGAAGCAGTATTCAGAAATTCGAACGGCAAAGCGGAAACCGGATTTTTCAGCCCATGAGAATTTTAATAAAAGATAAATTTCTTTTTTATAATATATTTACTATTTTATCGATCCTGGTATTATCGTGGGCTTCGCCTATCTTCTCCAAAGAAACGATAGAATGGATTAAAGAAGGAGAATCCGCCCTAAAAAGCCGAAATTATGCGGATGCCTACGACGCATTTAGGGAGGCAATCCAAAAAAATCCGCAGTCCGTAAGATCCCATCTCGGTCTTTCCGAGGCAGCATTAAGACTTCATAAAGAAAAGGAAGCGCTACGTTCCCTAAATAAAGTCTTAGAATTGGAGCCGAAAAATAAGACAGCCGTCAAAACTAAGGCGGTAACGCTTTCCAAACTTGGGCAGTATGAGGAAGCGCTGACCGTGATTCGCCCGTTTCTGGACGAGGATCGATACGATACGGATTTATTTCCCGTATTGGTGGAAGTTCAATTAGCACAAGGCAATACTGAGAAAGCGACCTTCGAATTGAATTCCGCATCATCTCGAATGCCGAAAAATCGGGAAATCCGAATGCTGGAGGCGAGAGTTGCTGCGCTCGGAGGTAATTTTTCGAAGGCCCAGGCATTAAGAAGTCAGCTGGAATCGGAAACTTCCGACGACCCGAGCGTATTTTTAGAGTCCGGAAAATTTTTGCTCCTTTGGTCGGAGAAACTGTCTGGAAATCGAAGGGATTCCAAAATTCAGGAATCGGCAGAAAAACTTGAACGGGCAGTTGCACTTTATCCGGATGAAGAGGAAGCGCTTAGATTACTCGCTAAAACGAGAATCTATTCCGGACGATATATGGATGCGGAAGAATTTCTGAACCGATTATTGACTCTCTTCCCTACTTCGACCGAATATTTATATTTACGATCGTTTGCTCGTCTTAAAAAAGATCCTAACTCGAAAGAAGGTCGGACCGACCTTGAACGTCTGCTTAGTCTCGACGATTTGGACCCTTTCATACGGGAGAGAGCCGAAACGTTATGCTTAGAAACTCTTCCTGAAGGGAACAATACTCGCAGAACTTTAGGAGAATATAGATTGCAGCGTTTTCGCGCAAATCGAAACAGTTTCTTATACGATCTAGCTTGGGTTCATCTGATGCGAGCGAGAGAATTACTCCCGAATCGGCCGGAAATTCTCGTACTAGTTTTGGAAGAATATAAGAGAAGAGGTTTATTCCCGCAGTACTTCAACCTTCTCTTAACATTGAGGGAAAAATTCCCGGATAATAAGAAATACGGATACGCGATCGAAAATAATCTAGACAATTTTAAAAAGACATTAAGCTATCGCGAAGGCCTGATCAAAATCGGAGAATTCGGTATCGAAGAAGACTACGGCCGAACTCCTCCGGAGCTTTTAATCTTCGATCTTGAGACGGAGGATTTTTTATCTAAACACCCGGACGCACCTGTAATTGCCGGAAAAGCAATTCGATCTTTCCTCTCCAAAGATCCTCGAATCAGAGCCGTGGATCTGGACTCATTTCGGAAGAAGGAAGGATTGGACCAAGAACCGTATTCCGGAGCAATCATCAAAACTGAGAAGAACTTTTCCCAAATCAAAACCGTGAAGGGAGAATCGCTCCGATTTGTAGCTAGCGGAAAACTCTCCTTTAAAAACGGGGCTCTAAGAATGGAATGGACCTTAAGAGACCGCAAAGAAGAAAAAAATCTAGGAACGTTTCGAGTCTATGCGAAAGGTCGCGATGCGCTTTCCGAAGCGACTCTACGCAGCCGAGACAAACTTCTATCCTTAATACCTGCCATGGGTAGAGTGCATCGAGTGAAAGAAGATTCGATCATAATCAACGCAGGAATAATCGACGGAATCGCTAAAGGTTCGACTCTATATTTGTATAATTCTTCCGCAAAGGTCGGAGAAGCTATCGTGCAAGAAGCGGATCTATATACCTCTAAGGCGATTCCTAAGAATACCGATGAGGTCCTGCGAACTCTTGCCGTCGGGAATAGAGCCTATTGGCATAAGACAAAAGAAGTTGGCAGCGAATAAACCGATTCTTCCTAAATCTATCAAATCCGCAGATGCGCAACTGGACGAACGGAACTCCTCTTTTCAAACTGGAATATATTTTCAGTAGTTCGGGCATCTTAAGAGAAAATAACGAGCAGGAGCTCCAACAAACGCCACGGATATAAAATCCTTGCTATAATGGCGATTTAATGAAATAAGGCATTTTTCCACCGCTTCGCTCCGGCCCCCACCCAAATCAGGGTGGGGATTTTTTACTGCAATCGGAGCGGAATCCCGATGGTTACACGTTCGCGCATGCGCAATTCGCCAATTTCATCTGGAGATCTCACTTTTTAAAAAGCATCGCCTTAAATTCCTGGGGCTTCGAGGCGCATTGATAACGAGGCTAAAATAGGTTTTTACTTGCTTCTTAATAACGAGTTATCATTATTGGTAATCGGTGGACTTAAGTTATTCAAAATCAATTCGGAATATGGCTCGGCGAATTCTAATTCGCTCGGGCTTTTCCTATTTCATTTTGGCTCTCTTCTTAGGCGGATTATATCTTAGTTCATCCCACCAACACGGCTACCGAGAAAAGAACCTTGCTTACGAGCAAAAATCGCAGGTTAGCCAGAACGATCATTGCTTCCTTTGCTCCCACAACAAACTGACCTCCTTCCGAGCAAAGCATTCTCAGACGATCACATCTGGAGTCATGTGCCTCGAACGGCTTCTCCAACCTGTATTTATTTTTAAAAAACCCCTTAAATACGATTCACGCCGAGAACGAGCGCCTCCACTTTTCTCCTAAACATTATCGAATCTTAATGTACCGCACTAAATGCGGATTTTCCTTTATAAAAAGGAATAGGAAAAATGAAAAAATCTTATCATATTCAATTAGTATTATTATTTACAGTTATTCTTCTCGCTCCGTCAACCGGACTCCTTGCCCTTGACGTTAATTTAAAAGGAATCGTAAAAGATCCGCAAGGAAAACCGATTTTCGGTGCGAGAGTGTTCCTGGTAGAAAATAGGATGAATTCGCGTACGGCGAACGAAGGTACATTCGAATTTCAGCATCTTTCTCCGGGAAGTTATACTCTAACCGTTGCAGCCCCTAATTATCAGCCGATCACTTTGCAAGTGGAATTAAAAGACGAAGATAAGATATTAAACGTAGTGCTTCAGAATTCCATAATAGAAGGACAAGCGATTAATATTACCGCAAAATCGGCCGCTTCCGATTTTCTTTCAGCCCCTCAGCCGACCACAGTAATCGAAGGTAGGCGTTTGGAACGTCAGCGAGGTCAAAACGTAATGTCCGCATTGGATAATACGCCCGGAGTCGCAAACCTCACTACGGGAGCCGGAACTGCAAAGCCTGTCATCCGAGGCTTGACAGGCCAAAGAGTCTTAATCATGACTGACGGAGTTCGTCAAGAAGAGCAACAATTCGGAGACGATCATACCGTCGATTTGGACGCGTTTAATATCGAGCGGATGGAGGTCGTGCGGGGTCCGGCTTCCGTCCTCTACGGTTCGGACGCGTTAGGCGGGGTCGTAAATGTGATTCGATCCAAAGCACCAACGGCAAAGGACGGAGCGCCGCTTTTAGGAGGAACGGTTTCGGCCAATAGTTTTTCAAACAATAGGCAGGACGCAGGCTCCGTTTCTCTTTTCGGTTATAATAAAGAAGCTAATTTCGGTTATCGAGTCCAAACGGACACTCGAAAAGCGGCAAGAATTACCACACCGAAGGGTACTCTTCCCAATACCGGATTCAAAGAAAAGAATATCAGTGCTTCGATCGGAACCGACGGTTCCTGGGGAAATTTCTATGTGGATTCGTTTCAAAGATTTCAAGAACAGGATTTATACGATAATCCTAACGAGTCGCCGGGGGCGAAAGGATATCAGCTCGTAACTCACCAAAAAACACACGTTCATTCGTTTTTCATATTACCTTTTATGAATGTAGAATTGGATGCCGGGTATCAGAGAAACAATAGAAGAGAAATCGAAGACAAAAATAGATATATGCCGATAAGAAGTACGCTTACGGACCCAAGCGTAGACACCTTCGGTAAGGCCTATGCACTCTATCAAGTCAACCAAAACGCGGTTAAACAAGGACTGAATCTATTCCTGGATACGACCACACTTGATGCAAAAGTTCATCATAAGGAATGGAAAGGCCTCAAGGGTACGGTCGGCGTTTCGGGCATGCAACAGAGAAACAGTACGATCGGCACAAACCCCTTAATTCCGGGTAACTCGCTCAGCAATATAGGATTCTTTTTACTTGAGGAATGGAAAGTCGGAGACTTTACTTTTTCCGCAGGCGCCAGAATGGACAAAAGAAGTATGGATATCAAAGCCAATCCGCAACTAAGCGTCATCGATCAGACTCGAAATTTTTCGGCGCACACCGGAACCTTTGGCACCGTTTGGAGATTCGCAAAAAACTTCGCTTGGTCCGTAAACGTAGGTAGGGGGTTTAGAGCGCCTACCGCATTCGAGCTCTTTGCGGACGGAGTACATGAAGGAACCGGAAGATTCGAGGTCGGTAAGTCCACTCTAAATCCGGAAACTTCCTTAAATTACGATAGTTCCGTGCGATTCGCTACCGATCGGATCCAAGCGGAATTTAGCGTCTTCCGAAATAGAATCAATAATTATATATACTCCGTAAGTGCAGGGGCTTTCGATCCCAATTCCAAGTTGCCGATCTATCGATACCGTCAAGATGCAGCCACTCTTCAAGGTGGAGAATTCAGCCTGCAAGCTCAGGCAACGTCTTGGTTGGTATTTACAGGAGGAATCGATATCATACAAGCCACGATTCAAAAAAATGTTCCCAATGAGATATTTATAAATCCGAATGCCACGGATCTTGACTCGATCGTTTCGGATCTTCGTAGTAAATATCTACCCAGAATCACTCCGAATCGAGGACGCTTGGGAGCCCGATTTACGACGGGAAAGCTTTTTGGAATCGATAACCCGTATTTTTCCGTGAATGGAACTTTTGTTCAGCCCCAATATAAAGTGGATAAGTTGGAAACCGCCACCGCAGGATATAATCTTTACGATTTAGGTTTTGGCGGCGAAATTCCGGGACTTTCGCAAGGAGCCGATTCCGCGACGTTTGACGTAGCCGTGTTAAACGTATTTAATAAGGAATACGTAAGCAATCTAAGCAGATACAAGGATTATGCCCTAAATCCCGGTACAAATATTACCTTCAAGACTACGATTCCATTCACACTAATAAGTAATTAAGGAGAAAAAGAAATGCTATTTAGAACTATAATTTTACTGATTTTCCTACTGCATTTACCTAATTGCAGCAGCGACCCCGCAGCCGAGAAGAGACGAAAAGACAATCAAAGGCAATCCCTGATGTCGTTGATCGCGAATCAAAACCTTAAAGCCGATTGCGTTTATTGCACTAATACGCAGGCGTTTCAAGGGAACTGTTCTTGCTATGTCGACATTCCAGTAGGGACCTGCCAAGGTATCTCGACCGGAACGGGAAAGTCAAACTCATATAAGATTTCATGCTCGGATTTAACTTCAACGGGGATATGGACGACGGACGGAGGCGGAAATTCCTCCTGCACATTCCTGACCTGCCCACCGGAAGCTTATAGGGCGGCATTCACTTCTAATGGACGTTAAAATATTAACCGGCTTGCTCTCTTCCTTCAAAACGAAACGGGCAAAATCAATAAATGGGAAGCCCCGTTTTATAATCGATGGAAGTTCTTCTATAGGAAGAGGAAAGTAAATTAGAAGAAATCAAATAATCCGCGGAAATTCTGTTGTTTGCAACGGGAATATTATATAGGACTGCAATCCTAAGCAACGCCTTTACATCCGGGTCATGGGGTTGAGCCGTAAGAGGATCCCAGAAAAAAATCATAACATCGATCTCACCGTCGACGATTTTCGCTCCTATTTGCTGGTCTCCGCCGAGCGGACCCGAAAGAAATCTGTGAACCGGAAGATCGGTTTTTTCGTGCACCACTTTTCCCGTAGTTCCCGTACCGTATAAATGATGACGGCGAAGCTCTTCTTTATGAAGCAGGACCCATTCGACAAGGTCCTGCTTTTTATTATCATGCGCTATTAAAACAATTCTTTTTGTCTCGGGGACATTGGCAGTTTGCATCGGATCTTCCTCTTCATTTCACGGTCTCCGCCGCCTCTCATTCCTGGAATCATTTTTTTAAGTCTCAACCAAGGTCTTTCGATTTCGGATTAGTCATCTTTGAATGCGGAAAACGATTCATTGCCTGTTGCGCGTTCAAACATAAACCAATTACAAAGTTATCACTCTTCGGATTCCAGTAAGAATCCTTCTCCGAACTAATCTATAAATAGAATGGCCTGGAGGCGGATCGGCGGACAAACGAAGACCTGAATTTCCACCACTCCGGCTGAATTGAAAATCACAGTCGTAAAACGTTCACCGATAATATAAATCAAAATATTATTTCCATATAATATTCGATTCAAACTCATTCTCTCATTTACTACGCTAACTCGGACCAGTAGCGCTGAAACCATTCCGATTAGAACGAGATTAATTTCTTTTTCGACACGAAGAAATTCATTAATGAGGCCTTGATTAGACCGAGGTCAAGAGCTACCGATCATTCTCCTTACAGAGAATTATACTTTCCTTATATTATTTTTGAACCCAGGTCTAACGAAAAAAAACTGCAAAATAGTTGTTCTCGTTTCTTCGTTTTTAGAATTGGAAGAAGCCGTGAGTGAAATCAATCAATTGGCAAACGAATTCGAAGCAAGATCAATAACGCAATTTAAGCATTTCGTTTCTTACCTAATCATGCGGTCGGTCCTTTTTCCATTTTCATTCCTGCCTTACAGAGTATGCATAGTTTTGGGTTCGGGATTAATGTTGCTACTATATCCGATAGCTTATAAGCATCGCAAGATAGCCTACCAAAATATATCTCACGCATTTCCGGAATTGACGCATAAAGAAATATTATCGTTAGTACGAAAGCATTTTAGATTTCTCGGCGTAATTCTCGGTTGTTTTTTCTACGAGCAAAGAAATCCGAAAGTTTGGTATGAAAATTATATATCTTACGATAAGGAATCCGAAAAAATCGAGAAAGCAATATCGGCTACCGGCAGCGGTGTAGTGATCGTTTCGGGTCATATAGGAAATTGGGAGAGTATGGCAGTTTATATGCCACTTCGACTTTCAAAGGTGGGTACTCTATACAAACCGGCTAGAAATCCTTATGTCAGCAATTGGGTGGATAAGAGAAGACGGAACGCCGGTACGGTTGCCACGATTCCGATCGATCGACCGACGGAAGTTCTTCGTAAATTAAAAGAAGGATACTGGCTGGCGTTCTTCGCAGATCAAAACGCGGGAGATAACGG is drawn from Leptospira fainei serovar Hurstbridge str. BUT 6 and contains these coding sequences:
- a CDS encoding tetratricopeptide repeat protein, translated to MERKLSPRLFLLFLLAALLAGPLQPESLPFFSLKEKEARTFFKRGLAYYNKGEFAAARENFLKSLSLKPDFAHAKFFLSETYYLSGDWQESLAELEQLETSGKLNLIRKSRLDALRFQLGGSNRKDTLEYYKSINGDDLRRFRFRNPTDVAVDEEGYLYVASFETANIVKFDANGNPVDNFKGSLGRNLQGPTAIAVRGKSIFVADYAGDMIYEFDTRGGYVNRFGNTGKQPGNFHGPSGIFLTREGYLFVSDMGNDRIQKVARDGSFLQEIGKGILRQPAGLKINSKGEIFVADKGNRRIVVFDKEGNYLKEITHPALKKPRNLTIRENKIYLADEAAGLFIYDSISKNWSNFESFRDSKNNVRNFDQAFGIGFDYTGTMFVTDFNRHRLDIFSPKGQLASNLDLLVERVISSDYPDISLVVQARDRHGAAVKAIPRNSFRIYEMDNLSPLIGLTNMQKYNNRVTVSIVTENSKQIAESYPLIEKALKPFLSEIRSEDKIQLLRSGKDTQVAYAFGKSMYDIFRAIRAFTPEEESQIGKSLQRGITDLLDSVGPRAVLAVVSGKDLKAGFTQFSPTKIIRFAVAHDIPIFFLCLGEEGESVQVYKEIAEKSGGKFLMIPGGGAEKSLRNWVESKKDRRYLLSFKSRIDSSGGDVYIPVVVEAVFRNSNGKAETGFFSP
- a CDS encoding tetratricopeptide repeat protein, producing the protein MRILIKDKFLFYNIFTILSILVLSWASPIFSKETIEWIKEGESALKSRNYADAYDAFREAIQKNPQSVRSHLGLSEAALRLHKEKEALRSLNKVLELEPKNKTAVKTKAVTLSKLGQYEEALTVIRPFLDEDRYDTDLFPVLVEVQLAQGNTEKATFELNSASSRMPKNREIRMLEARVAALGGNFSKAQALRSQLESETSDDPSVFLESGKFLLLWSEKLSGNRRDSKIQESAEKLERAVALYPDEEEALRLLAKTRIYSGRYMDAEEFLNRLLTLFPTSTEYLYLRSFARLKKDPNSKEGRTDLERLLSLDDLDPFIRERAETLCLETLPEGNNTRRTLGEYRLQRFRANRNSFLYDLAWVHLMRARELLPNRPEILVLVLEEYKRRGLFPQYFNLLLTLREKFPDNKKYGYAIENNLDNFKKTLSYREGLIKIGEFGIEEDYGRTPPELLIFDLETEDFLSKHPDAPVIAGKAIRSFLSKDPRIRAVDLDSFRKKEGLDQEPYSGAIIKTEKNFSQIKTVKGESLRFVASGKLSFKNGALRMEWTLRDRKEEKNLGTFRVYAKGRDALSEATLRSRDKLLSLIPAMGRVHRVKEDSIIINAGIIDGIAKGSTLYLYNSSAKVGEAIVQEADLYTSKAIPKNTDEVLRTLAVGNRAYWHKTKEVGSE
- a CDS encoding TonB-dependent receptor codes for the protein MKKSYHIQLVLLFTVILLAPSTGLLALDVNLKGIVKDPQGKPIFGARVFLVENRMNSRTANEGTFEFQHLSPGSYTLTVAAPNYQPITLQVELKDEDKILNVVLQNSIIEGQAINITAKSAASDFLSAPQPTTVIEGRRLERQRGQNVMSALDNTPGVANLTTGAGTAKPVIRGLTGQRVLIMTDGVRQEEQQFGDDHTVDLDAFNIERMEVVRGPASVLYGSDALGGVVNVIRSKAPTAKDGAPLLGGTVSANSFSNNRQDAGSVSLFGYNKEANFGYRVQTDTRKAARITTPKGTLPNTGFKEKNISASIGTDGSWGNFYVDSFQRFQEQDLYDNPNESPGAKGYQLVTHQKTHVHSFFILPFMNVELDAGYQRNNRREIEDKNRYMPIRSTLTDPSVDTFGKAYALYQVNQNAVKQGLNLFLDTTTLDAKVHHKEWKGLKGTVGVSGMQQRNSTIGTNPLIPGNSLSNIGFFLLEEWKVGDFTFSAGARMDKRSMDIKANPQLSVIDQTRNFSAHTGTFGTVWRFAKNFAWSVNVGRGFRAPTAFELFADGVHEGTGRFEVGKSTLNPETSLNYDSSVRFATDRIQAEFSVFRNRINNYIYSVSAGAFDPNSKLPIYRYRQDAATLQGGEFSLQAQATSWLVFTGGIDIIQATIQKNVPNEIFINPNATDLDSIVSDLRSKYLPRITPNRGRLGARFTTGKLFGIDNPYFSVNGTFVQPQYKVDKLETATAGYNLYDLGFGGEIPGLSQGADSATFDVAVLNVFNKEYVSNLSRYKDYALNPGTNITFKTTIPFTLISN
- a CDS encoding methylglyoxal synthase; this encodes MQTANVPETKRIVLIAHDNKKQDLVEWVLLHKEELRRHHLYGTGTTGKVVHEKTDLPVHRFLSGPLGGDQQIGAKIVDGEIDVMIFFWDPLTAQPHDPDVKALLRIAVLYNIPVANNRISADYLISSNLLSSSYRRTSIDYKTGLPIY
- a CDS encoding lysophospholipid acyltransferase family protein; amino-acid sequence: MSEINQLANEFEARSITQFKHFVSYLIMRSVLFPFSFLPYRVCIVLGSGLMLLLYPIAYKHRKIAYQNISHAFPELTHKEILSLVRKHFRFLGVILGCFFYEQRNPKVWYENYISYDKESEKIEKAISATGSGVVIVSGHIGNWESMAVYMPLRLSKVGTLYKPARNPYVSNWVDKRRRNAGTVATIPIDRPTEVLRKLKEGYWLAFFADQNAGDNGIFIRFLNRPASTHQGPAVMAYMAKVPLVFYTTEYKGKGKFEISCEDLGIPERLPEETKEDMIKRTTEIWTKVLETKIRKSPEQYFWVHRRWKTQPKPLSS